The genomic stretch TTTAATGAAGTCGTAGTAACAAACAGTTTACATTACATCATATTGCAgatataattattatcattatcggCATGTTTAGCATTGTGCGCTGTGTGTGCTACGGGTGTTGGAATAGACTTTTgaaacttttcttcttcttttttaataatccATGTCACATTTTGATGGGCCCTTGCTCTTATTTCTCCCACCAGGCTCGGCAGACCTGCACCAGATGTTTCCCACGCCTCCCTCCCTCGAGCAGCACATCATGGGCTACTCTCCCATGAACATGTGCAGCAAGGAGTACGGCAGCATGGAGCACAACACGGGCATGACCACGATGGACGGCACCTCATCTCTGGGAGGCCACTTCAAGATCGAGGTGGAGGAGAGCTTCTGCAGTCCCAAGCCATGTGAGATCAAGGTGGGTCTCGACTCTGTAAATCAGACGGGTTTCATTGCAGTGTCAAATGACAACCGACTCAACCAACGGGTCGGATTTACTGCCGAAAccaatagatgtcatgagtcAAAGTGAATGAGTTGTTGGCGGataggttttctttttcttcaccaTGCTCATTTTGAAGCAGCTTGGTGGCCACATGGTCAGAGGCTGCTCTACAAACTAGGAATACAGGCTTCAACCACGCTGTCAACAAGCATCGGCCAGGCCGAAGCTCAACGAGCAACACCCTTTAAACCCCTCCCAGTTCTGTAGTTATTGAGAAGAGGCTGCAAGAGATGTTGTGTTTGTGGGAAAATAAGGTAGCGATGCTGTTCTGCATATTTCCCTGTTTACCTTTTTATACAGGACAGTAAACCAAGACAGACATTGGTATACCTCTGCCTTACTaattcttattttctttctgtcttgtAGGACTATTCATTTGTGTACAAGCCAGAGCTGTGCCAGCCATTCGTAGGCTGCTCCATGTTCGCCCCTCTGAAGGCATTACCCAGCCAGTGTCTCCCGCCGGTCAAAATACCAGAGGATTGCATCTACCGACCCAGCTGGACCATGGGCAGGGAGATGCTCAACCCCGTGCCTGTCATGACCTTCCTCAACAAGGACAGGTATGCTGCCGTATTGCTTTTCAATGAGGTTTGCAATGTGTGGCTGTGTTGGGCATCTTCAGAGAAGTCCTTAGGTGTTGCTGCTATCGTTCGACTGAGATCttatttgattcttttttttttttgattcattttttaCTGGCTCAAAATGAGAAGGAAGAGGTGGTACAATGTGCTAGATTGTAGCTAAGTTGTCATAGTCAGTGGTAGTGTCtctaatgtaaatgtgaaatgttcatCTGAAATATTTGTTCCTAAAGTGGACTGAAGTAGCATGACATGGTTCAGCTATGTGTGAGACTGAGAGTACGACAAATTACTGCTAAATATCTGGAGGCGGGACTCAATTTGATGGAGGACGGCAGCCCACGTTATTCTCTAAGTAGGAGAAACCCTGCTTTAATAAGAGAGTACCGTGCAACAAGTGAAATGATCCCCTCAAATTGCAGCTTAACAGAAGCACATCAAGTGACTCCAGTGGTATCAATGCTGACACTTGTTTACATGCCTTGTTTCTGTGTAATTCCCATCTGGCTCGTTTCAAAGATCCCTTATCATTTTATCACGGTGATCTGGTTACGGAGGCCTTCTGATTTTGACTGGCAGAAGAAAAGCCAAGGCTGTGCTGGCTGTTGCTGGTTTGCTTTTTGTGTTCACAGCAGCAGATACTCCTACTCTGCTCCCTTTCTGTCCACACACCCGCTGGCCTCTCCCCGGACACCCCCTCAGCAGGCTGCTCAATTTCCCATGCATGGCTGCCTCAGGCGGAGCAGGGAAATGAGTGTAAAATGCAGTCTTGAAGATGAGGCTTATCACTGGAGTGGTGAGATGGGCCCCCACAGCGGCTGCATGCCACCTCACTGCTCATGGCAGCTTGGAGGCTCCATTATATCCGTCACCGTTCCTCTTAACCACACACAAGATGTGCCTCTGCTACTTTTAACGCACGCAGGGATTTCTTAGCAAAACCTGGTTTTGTTCctattgatttagttttttttctgtaatcGGGGCAGTAGAATTGACTCTTGTTACTTATTACTCTTACTATCCTATATTCAATGATTATTTATCaacattatgcaacacagggttccacaacaaaatgcagttgtAGCCCATTTTCTACTTGCAGGACAAACGCCAAATGGAAACAGTAGtgcagtcctttttttttttaaatgtgcatcaGGAGGAGtgcaaacagcagcaacaaagcaatTCTATGGGCACATGACCAACATCTTAACATTCAAAATTTGACCTCGAgaaaacattgtccatcaactttGACTATGATTGAGCGCCGAGCACCGTTGATAGTAAACAGAGTCCGCCTCTTCTCGTCCCACCGGGGATCCTGCTCCCCGTCCTGCTGGCCGCCCGTCAAGTGCAGCTTGATCCGGAAAGCCACGATGAGCCAGGTCCCTGTGAAGACGCGGGCACGTCAGTCTCCGACATAAGCCGGGAGAaggctgggtagtggagtagccttTGGTCGTAGCTGGGTTAGCTTGGCGTCCGTTCTCGGCTCTCCTCCCTCCCGACTGCGCTTCCAGTGGCGCTTGGTCGAGCTGGCTGTGTGGCCAGCTGATGGCGCTGATCGTCTCAAGGTCCGCCCCCCCTCTCATTATTCCATTCCCCGGGCTTCCTTCTCCAATGTTGATGAGTGATTTCTGTCATGTGTTATAAGTGCTCCACTAACAAAGAccaaaagacaacaaattaaGACAATAATGTTGCGAAATTTGTGGGAACTGAACGCAGCATGTACATGTGCAGCTGTTCTAATAttattcttgtgtatttcataTACCCGGCCAGGAATATAACAAGTGGCAGGCTCAGCAGTGAtctatatctaatctaatctaatgagCAGAAATGATCACCATGATGCACTTCAAACTTAATTTGTGTGTTTGGCTGAATTTCATTGCACTACCAAAAGCTATTCTATTCTGAACGGACAACACCAGCCCCGTCTACTAATTACTAATTACTACTTCAGCCGTGGTCGTGATTGGAAAAGGTTTTGACTTGAAAAAGGCCAGACGCGTTGCTTTGTGCAGGCGGGGAGCGGCGTCTGCACTTGACTACGCTTGGCGAAGTTCCAGAGAGTGGTTGGTAAAGACCCTGTGATGTTGTGCTGGAGCTGCCTTCATGTCTGCGGTCCATGTGGAACGTGGCCCGGCTGCAGGGGTGAGAGCGGCGTGCTGGGACTTCCTTCTAATGGCTCTCTGCCAGGAGTTGTTCCCCACTTACAGCTAGGGACATgatgtgcctctctctctctctctctctctctctctctctctctctctctctctctctctgcttttgtAGTGAATGCTGTCGTGCCTTATTACTCAAACTATCCTCACAAATGCTGTGAGACAGTTGGATAACggtatttagtttagtttgaagCAATGTCCTGAAGATCGCTGCCCgggtttttaaaaagagacctGGGTAAACAAGTATGTTCTGTGTACTAGTCCTTCCATTTCCATGTCACAATTAGATGTTCTGGCACATTTAATTGTGGCATGATTTTGACGAgattttcctcctctttttttttcttcctgtgatGGGAAATGAATATTGTTGACATTTGAAGCTGTGATGAGAAGAGTTCCACTTATTCCTTGTCTAAGAGGGATCATTTCAAGTCCAACTTTGTTGGGTGTCACAGGAGAAGATGTTCAAACCCTAAACTGTGTCACTGTCACGTAGTGCGGTGACTTTTCTCTTAGTTCTATCTCCGTTTCTAATTCCTGTCCTTGTGTCTATCTGCCCTCAGTAACATCCCCAGTGTGGGCAGCACCATGGACCAGGACTACAGCCAGTCCTACACCCCTCAGACCAACACGCCTTTCATGTCCAACAGTGCTCCACCGAGTAACAGTGGCGCTGGCATCCTGCCTTCACCTGCCACCCCACGTTTCTCCGCCCCCACCCCACGTACGCCACGCACCCCACGCACGCCTCGGGGTCCCGCCAGCGTCCAGGGTTCGCTCAAATATGAGAACTCCGACCTGTACTCGCCGGCATCGACCCCCTCCACTTGCCGACCGCTGAACTCGGTAGAGCCGGCCACCGTACCCTCCATCCCCGAGGCCCACAGCCTCTACGTCACCCTCATCCTCTCCGAGTCCGTCATGAACCTCTTCAAGGACTGCAACTTCGACAGCTGCTGCATCTGCGTGTGTAACATGAACATAAAAGGAGCCGATGTGGGCGTGTACCTGAGCGACCCCGTAGGCGAGGCTCAGGAACCATGCAGCTGCGGCTTCAGCGCTGTGGTCAATCGGCGTTACGGCAATGGCTCGGGCCTCTTCCTGGAGGACGAGCTGGATATCATCGGCCGCGGCTCAGACGTCAGCAGGGAGGCAGAGAAGCGCTTTGAGGCGCTGCGGCTCTCCTCGCTGGAAAGGACTGGAGTAGGGAGGGGTGACCGTGTCCCAGATGAGGTTATTCTCCTCCTACAGGACCAGTGCACCAACCCCTTTTCACCCATTTCCATCCTAGAACATGACATAGTGACACGGGGACCAAGTGGGGCTCCCGTGCCGCCCTGtgtgagggtggaggagaaggactaCCACAGCGACTGTTACATGGCCCTGGAGCACGGCAGGCAGTTCATGGACAACATGTCGGGCGGCAAGGTGGACGAGGCGCTGGTCAAGAGCACCTGCCTGCACCACTGGGCCAAAGAAAACGGTGAGAGATGTGGCACTCTAGATGTTCATGCTCATGGCTCAGTTGGACaccaaattatgtttttgtcatGCTCAGGTTTTTTCAGCCTgttaatgataaaaaaaagttgaaagaGGCCGTCTGCAAGTAAGCTTTAATCCAAATAATGTATTCAACAACTGAAAATATTCTTTAAACAAATGACACAGCGCTTCTAAACTGAATTCACATCTGTTGTCCAACTAAATTGAACTAAatctgttcatgtttttatgctgtgatttttatttttttcacctaTGGTCAGTTGAGAAGCATAAATGCTTATTATTCCTTGAagtcaaacactttttttctgatGAGTTTCTCATGCTGTGATTCATCTTGAGCTTCCCCTTTTCTCGTCCGCTCTCCAGCGGTGGACGTGAGTGCGCTGTGCTCTCAGGATGTGCTGCGGGTGCTGATGTCCCTCCAACCCGTACTCCAGGACGCAATCCAGAAGAAGAGGACAGTAAGGTCGTGGGGCGTTCAGGGTCCCCTCACCTGGCAGCAGTTCCACAAGATGGCTGGACGGGGCTCTTACGGTAAAGCCGGGGACAAACCAGGGATGTTTATCCACTGATGCACAGTTCTGACAGATGCTTTGCTACCATCAAGTTTAGTTGTATACATGTCAGTGAATCAGTGTTTTCAACTACTCATGCAATGAAGGTTATGATTATTCTGCCAAAAATACAACTCTTGAAGAAACGGTGAGGCTAACAGCAGTTTGTTTGGGTGTGTGACAtttggaatgtgtgtgtcttggggGAGAAAAACTCTAGATTTTGTCAGGTCAATAGGCAGTGTGGTCCCTCTGCTGTGGTCCAGATGTCAGCTCTGTTGGGAGGAGCCGTCAGATGGTTCGGCGACATCACACTCGGATGCACAGTGGAGAgtgaaaagaggagggaggggggctgaCGCCTCACCCATAAACAGCACTCGCTcactgttctttctttctttctttttattttttctttctgtgtttctctctctaccttctttccccctctttggcctccttctttcctctcacCACCACAGGCACAGACGAGTCCCCAGAGCCCCTGCCCATCCCCACCTTCCTGGTGGGTTATGAGTACGACTTTGTGGTGCTGTCTCCGTTCGGGTTGCCCTACTGGGAGAAACTGCTGCTGGATCCCTTTGGCTCCCAGCGGGACatcgggtaccttgtggtttgTCCTGACAGCGAGGCCTTGCTCACCGGTGCCAAGAGCTTCTTCAGAGACCTCACCGCTGTCTACGAGGTAGGGACACGGAAGAAGGGTGCAAACAAGTCGGCGTTGACCAGTGGGGATCCGTACGGATTGACAACGATCCGATTCACCACCAGTGTTAAAGCTATCCAAATGTGTGCTCTACTTCTCTCGATCGCAGATTTGCCGTTTAATTAGTAATTATCCAGATCACTGTGTTGATAATAACCTAATCAACGAAAAAGCTTTGTGCTTTATATACCAGCTCATACACTCATGTTCTTTTCCACTTTGTCTATGTTTTTCGACAGTCATGTCGCCTGGGCCAGCACCGACCCATTTCCAAAGGCTACCCCGATGGCATTGTCCTCGTCGGCGGCAATGGGGCCAAGAACCTGGTGGATCAGCCGGTCAGCGACTGGTTCCTCAAGGCTGCCAGCAGCAACAGCGACGCCTTCACGAAGCTCAAACTCTATGCACAAGTGTGCCGCCACAACCTCGGTACGTTTCATTTCCAGCCTGCAGGTTACCGCTGGAGTTTGGATTCTTCACGGCCGCTCAGACAGTTCTTTGTTGCTGGATTTCCACCTTTGACAACAGGCTTATTTATTTAAGggagactgtgggtcagtggtcagtgggtccgtctttcaatcagggggttggtggttcgatccccgccctagtcgatgtgtccttgagcaagacacttaaccctgcattgttccctgtagctgtgtctacggtgtatgaatgtaacatgattgtaagtcgctttggataaaagcttcagctaaatgacttgtaatgtaatgtaatttaaaaaagcctAGTTGGAGAGCCGTGCCTGTTTTGAAAGAGAGCTTGAAATGAGTGACGGTGGAGGTCAAGTTGGAATGGAGTAAGTGTAATGTAATGGTGTCCAATACTGTGTTTGCTCCCTTTAGCCCCATACCTCGCATCACAGCCATTGGACAGCTCCCTCCTCACACAGCCCAGTCTCCCGCCATCGTCCAGCCAGTCACCATCCACACAACTGTCTagctccacctccagctcagtcGGCCAGCAGGGCTCACTGAATGCTGCGGCCTCCTCCGTtcccatcatcatcaacaacaacaacaacaacaacagcagcagcggaAACGGCTCCGCGTCATCCAACAGTCTGGTGACATCCTCGGGCCAGCCGGGCAGCGGGGTACCGTCTGCCAAGCCCAGCTCTTTCCCCCCCTTTGGGAGCATGGGCACCCAGGGCCAGGGAGGTGGCCCCCAGAGTGGACAGCTGGGGCAGCAGGCTGGTACCCAGAATACTGGTACCTCGGGGGACAACTCCAGCAGCCAGGCCCAGGGGCCCACAGAGCCTCTAGAAAGGTACTGCAGGACACACAAGGCTGCACACCGTCAACTCTGAAATGCAGATTGTATTGAATCAGTTAATTGCCGACAGTCAGTCACGAAGAACTCACGACTTTAATAATACTTTGTGtgctttcttcttcctttcctcagcACTTTGGAACGAGAGAAGGTAGGCGTGCCTACGGATGGGGAGTCCCACGCCATCTCGTATCCACCCGCCATAGTTGTTTACATTGTGGACCCCTTCAGCTACGAGGAGGCCGACGGTGGCCCGGGGCCGGTGCCGGCCCACTCCAGTGTGTGGACGCTGGGTTTGCTACGCTGCTACCTTGAGATGCTTCAGTTCCTGCCCCCACACATCCGCAATTCGGTTTCTGTACAGGTAAGCAAAGTTCGCCAGGAGAGCCACATTGTTATTGCTGACCATGTTGTATTTCATTGTCATGAAGGCGTAAGTGGGAATGCATTAATTGTGTATTCAATGTCAGCGTGTCCATGACTCCTTAATGTTTAACAGATTATGCTCAATGGCATCATTGCTGACATATCCATCATCATCAGAAGCAGTAAATTGTCAATGATTACCATCATATCCCGAGTGTCCAGAAAAATAGAAGCACAAtgtaataattcaattcaattcaattttttcaattcagtttattttgtatagcccaatatcacaaattacaaatttgcctcagagggctttacaatctgtacacatacgtaATACTAACAAACTTGTTCGCAAGTTTGTATATAGAGTTCCATGGTACGTTTTTAAGGCTAAGCTTCATGCTTGTATTTGGGGAGTGTTGCATTTGACTGCATTACATTCGTTTCTGGCATTTTGACTCCCATTTTCTGTGTATGTTCAATACTATCACAAATACAGACTCTCCTCTTGCCATTGCCGCATACAAATGTATCTTGAGATGAATTCTTCAAACTACAAAAGCAGTGTACCAGCTCCAATGTTTCCCTCATATTCATTCTGCAGCGGTGCACCACTATTTAACATCCCTCTGTGGGCTAAACCTCTCCAGGGGGAGAGACGAGTGACGTGAAGATAACGTTGTTTTGTTACTAACGGGCTCGGTAGTGAACGTCACGCTAACGTGCTGACGGATTTGGTGTCTGTGTTTTAGCTGAGCTGGACGAGATTTGGTTGCGATGGAATGTAGCTCTGTTGGGTTTTATGTGGAGTGAGCACTGCGCCGGacttcttttgaaaaaaaaaaagaaagcaatttGTGTATAATATGGCATGTAGTTAACACaccaaaatgttgttttcataAAAACTCCCCCCATGGCATTCGCTCCTGGTGATCTTCACCACTAGTGAGTGAGTGTTGTGTTTTAAAAGTGCTGTGTGGTGGATTTATGAGGTTGTGGAAAGTGGTTCAAGtgggttttttaaaaaagtcactATTTTAAGGGTTACATTTGAGTTGTAGTGAGTGTGTCGGTATTTGCCTGGGTAACAAGTGTCAATGGGTCCTCCGGCAAGAATCTATGGAAGAAAGGCACTTATTTCCCATCTATTAATTATTCTATTGACCATAAGTATTTAAGCCCAGCAAGATTTGTCTCAGCAAGTCTCAGTCGGCTTTTTGTcatgtgtttagtgttttctttttaaaaagaagtccCACTGCTGTGCGTCACTGCCTCCATTGTCATCACTGCCTCTCGGTTAGTAGCTGCGTCGTTTTGAGACGTGTCAGTTTGTAAAGGTTCACAGCTTGTCGTTCTGTTATCCTGCTTTAATCTGTACAATAACGCAgctattaaatacatttagaaagtGCAACGATTCGACTGACGAGAGGAGTTCATTCCAATTCTGGACTGATTATTCAACTCATCAACATTTATGGGGAAGGCCTAATTGAGTTGTACGGGAGTGCATTGCGGTGTGCAGATTGTTTTCTATTCCGGTCACTTAGTGTACGTTCATGacattcataaatgtattttaagttgCGTAACTGAACATTAGACATAAAGTGAATTTAAATGTTGCCTGACTCTTTTATCTCCCCGTGCCACTTTCCTCTATGTAGCACTAGAGTAGTAACGAGTAGAAAGGTATGGCATTAATAGAAGCATTGTCTAATAACTTGTTCTTTTCACCTCAGATTGTCCCCTGCCAGTACCTGCTGCAGCCAGTACGCGGCGAAGACCGCCACATCTACGCCCAGCACCTCAAGTCTCTTGCCTTCTCCGTCTTCGCTCAGTGCAGACGGCCGCTGCCCACCTCCACCAATGTCAAGTCACTGACGGGCTTCGGCCCGGGCCTGGCCATTGACACCGCACTGAAGAGCCCGGAGGTAAATGCAACACGCAGTCCAAGTTGTAGCAGTTTGGGGGTATTCTGTTTTGACCCGGGGTGCAGTCGAGCTCTGTAGCTGATCAGTAACGCTGTGTGCTCTGATCGATAGGCAAGTAAACAGAGGCTGACACTGTGGCCCCGGCAGCAGCTTTTCACTTGCTTTTAGCTCTTGAACCAATAAACAACCTGACCTGATATGACCCCGCCTGTTGCCCCGGCTGTGTTCAGTTTACCACTGAAAAGAAGGAAGGCAATGAGTTTTTAGTGCTAACCATTCTCACAGTTTTTCTTCTGGAACAGCACTAAGGGAACTTGTAACCCCTCTGCTACTACAGATTTTTCTTTCCATTATCTGCTTGGCTAGCTCCCTGAGACCTTTATAATGTGATCTCAACTCCAGGTTTAGACAAAGGGGCATTTTAGATCAGGTCTCTATTCAGTggacttccttccttccagccAGCGATAACCTTTCCCTTTGACACACCGGCAAACCTTTAGCTTTCTGGATGGGAGGACTGGGATATAGATAGGACAATTCAAGTGTAGCAAGGGACATTTTTGCTTGCAAAGATGTCGAATGTGAATTGTTTGGGTCAGCCGGGCTGTGATGAGCAGAAATTAGGATTGAAAGAGAGGATGTCTTGCTCCTGTAAAAGTCCgacatgcatgcacaaacaTATTACACCTGGAGCATGTCCGGGTTTTGCTGCATTTCTTTAGAAGGGCTGAGCATTTATACTAATATCCTTTTATCCTGACATCTTCACCTCCCAACCTGTAGAGGCCGGAGTGTCTGCGTCTGTACACGCCCCCGTTCATTCTAGCGCCGGTGAAGGACAAGCAGACGGAGCTCGGGGAAACATTTGGGGAGGCGTCGCAGAAATACAACGTGCTGTTTGTCGGATACTGTCTGTCCCACGACCAGCGCTGGATCCTGGCCACATGCACTGACCTGTATGGGGAACTCCTAGAGACCTGCATCATCAACATCGATGTGCCCAACAGGTACGACCACCAGCCACCTGCGTGGTATTAAAACCTCTCGTAAAATACGATACACATTTGACCATACTATTTGCCATTTTTAAGTATGTTTTAACCGGATGAAGGTTGTCAAGCAACGGGACCTTAAGTTATGAGAGAAACAAGCTGAGCAAAACGTTCGCGGCAACTTGGCTCGCAGCCTCCTGAACACAGTCCTCCAGAATCCTAACTGGGAGAAGCTGATTTCATGACGTCATCAAATTCTGTCTTTTGTTATTGAGAGACTCCTCGCAGCAGAACATTATATTGTACACGGGTGTGACACAACAAAGATACTAATTTATAGCTGGCGTGTAACAAAGTGTCAGCTGACAGGAAGCATGTCCCACCAGTGCTTTTTGTTTAAAGTGCAGCTGTTGTGAAAGCATTTTTAACAATCTGGTCCATCTTTGCACCAGTGGTGCTTGAAAGCGACTTGCCGCCATCCTCCACATTCTCGACcggttcatttttttttttttctgtgaatatCCCTCGTTCAGTCACAGCTGCACAACAGATGGGTGTGACCTTACAATAGGTTCACGGCAGCTGTCGCGAACACTTAAAATGTGTCTGCGTGAAATCAAAACTGTGATGTCATGCCAGCTGTTAAACGACACTTTTCACTCAAGTGTAAATTAGGCTCGAGAGGGAAAGCACACAGCTGTCAGTCAATAATGGTCTCTGCACAGGCCCATACATTCCAGAGGTTCACCTTCACCTGCCTCACAGAAATGTTAAACCAGCGGCTAAGCACGCCGTTTGTACACTTGACTTCCTGCCTTGCACGTCTGTTGATGTTCGTTCTCCATACTTatgaaaagtgtttttgacATGTGGGTCAATGCATGTCCCGCAGGGCACGGAGGAAAAAGGGCTCCGTTCGGCGGCTCGGCCTGCAGAAGCTGTGGGATTGGTGTTTGGGGCTGGTGCAGATGACCTCACTCCCCTGGAGGGTGGTGATTGGCCGACTGGGCAGGATAGGACACGGAGAGTTAAAAGGTAAGGAGGACTagttaaatgaaacaaaaatgctTTTTCATGACCAAACGCAGCATTCAAGACATTGaggtattattttttttctttacaccaGCGTGTCACATGTTCATTCATCCCTGTTGCTTTCCTCTCTTGATGTCCCAGACTGGAGTATTCTGCTGAGCAGGAGAAATCTCCAGTCACTGAGTCGCCGTCTGAAGGAAATGTGTCGAATGTGTGGCATCTCCGCCTCAGATACTCCCAGCATCCTTAGCGTGTGCTTGGTCGCCATGGAGCCCCAGGGATCATTTATCATCATGCCAGGTGCAGTGCGTATGCAAATACAAAAGATTATCAGTACACTTACTATCTGTATTAACATGCACTTCTCATCTTCGTCGCATTACTCCACCGAGAAAGGTGTGttaatgtctgtgtgttttgtgtgtgagtgtagagCGTGATGGATGGCAGCAGCATATCACAATGCGTGTCCCCTCCTTGTCCAGAGCAGATTGATGGCAGCGAAGATCATGTACCTTTTGCTCATAAAGCACTACCTCTCGGATGCCCATTGATCTCAATGCAGTGTGATGGAGAGCCAGATCAATAGGTTTATTTTGGGAAACGAGTGGGGGGGGGAATGTCAGTGCATCATGCAGGATTGTGTTGAGCGATGCTGGGCCGAGGACATCTCCTTTCTAAAACGCTCTTTAAACTGAAAGAGATTAGCAAGGCGGTGTGAGTGACAAGAGGGGTTTTACATCACTGAAACGTGGAACAGAAACTTAGAGAGAGTTGTTGGCTCTAGACGTAACAGCTGTTCTGTCTTATCTAGTTTCTGCTATGATTATGAAATTCATTACGCGGAAACCTACCTTTTGTGAATTGTAAAACTAAGACATTAATAATTCAACAGTCGTTGAAATTGTATGCTGTTAAAACAATACtttattttaatcacatttGCAACGTTGTTACTTGGTGCTCGGTTGAAGATGGTATTTTTAAAGAAGCTGAACATTATTTTAGCAGCAAACACCTATGTGCTATGTAGAGATCAAATGGGGTAACATTTTAGTTATTTCTTTGGCAGCGGAGCTTGTCATACTGATCTGTGAGTTGTATGACGCTCGGCCCTCAACGGTTTAACGACCTGACCCTGACAAGCATTCTTATTTAGTTTCAGTCTTCTTAGCCGCACTGGTTATTGTTTATTGACCTGtcgctctctccttccccctctcccatTAGACTCTGTGTCGACGGGCTCAGTGTTTGGCCGCAGCACCACCTTGAACATGCAGACGCCCCAGCTGAACACCCCACAGGACACGTCCTGCACCCACATCCTGGTCTTCCCCACGTCCGCCTTCGTCCAAGTGGCCAGCTCCAATTACACCAACATCGACCCAAACATCGACATTTTAAACGCCACCACCGGTCAGTGGGGCTCCTTCATCGGGCTTGCAGCCTATTTGCTGGACCCTAAGCCCTCAGATGTGAAAGGGAAATGCAGCCATTACTgtgtttctcctttttaatCTGTACTGTTGTGTTTTCCAATTCCTTCCTGTTTAATTATCCAGTCTATTAAGAGTGTTTTGAAGTAGTGTGTGTTAACATACTTAGTGCATCTACAGCACCCTCAAGCGTCTTAAGCTTATCTTTTTTGTGCAATTGTATTTATTGCCAGTAATATGATGCATGGTCTCTCGCATT from Cyclopterus lumpus isolate fCycLum1 chromosome 14, fCycLum1.pri, whole genome shotgun sequence encodes the following:
- the med13a gene encoding mediator of RNA polymerase II transcription subunit 13a isoform X2; translated protein: MSSCYVPNGASLEDCHSNLFCLADLTGIKWKRFVWQGPTSAPILFPVTEEDPILCSFSRCLKADVLSVWRRSQRPGRRELWLFWWGDDPNFADLIHHELTAEDDGLWENGLSYECRTLLFKAIHNLLERCLMNRSFVRIGKWFVKPYEKDEKPINKSEHLSCAFTFFLHGESNVCTSVEINQHQPVYHLTEEHLTLAQQASSPFQVILSPFGLNGTLTGQSFKMSDPPTQKLIQEWNQFYPISPSAKDGVSEDKAEDMDWEDDSLASVEVLVGGVRMVYPACLVLVPQSDIPVVAPVGSSHCTAIYSGGHQVPASQREPALSLVTLTPPTSPEEAQTVDSHSAQKWVKMPSLSDAFSVDRTSHHGGKIPRRQASQVVERVWQECNINRAQNKRKFSAATNGTCEDERTEKAGVWDFVEHSQRSYCSCSRYKSVKQRTGSTPGQTPSAGQPSQPLAKHKAGGEKPEKGDKLQKRPQTPFHHRSLTSDDASIEAEATSGQRLAMRGQDGGRFPNIRSTDVSGIQKAPQLHSGGVGACLSEQANSPQPPPLSPHPCERGEESGEGMKNPSNPNSQHFYQPPPEPCLVGVKGDGEEPGGPEGLNQHFHSHHSHSHHSHSHHPHSHPGASTYSDPPEPTVYVGTAVNLEEDGSHGPWRLFNLPRRKEAEQPTPLLPGDKLRDEPLASQDNPLSVTEVMSTSKWPLKVSEERLQMYRARRNQYLSAAITDGDHEPESDPYAFEEGDVKFTFSNKKDKGGGEREPGKKHKGEDGGAGPSDEAQRAAAHNRMASTSLIHETDLVVSINDLDNLFNSDEDDLAPGSRRPVNGTDDKFGSKEPKTSTLDPVSCISSADLHQMFPTPPSLEQHIMGYSPMNMCSKEYGSMEHNTGMTTMDGTSSLGGHFKIEVEESFCSPKPCEIKDYSFVYKPELCQPFVGCSMFAPLKALPSQCLPPVKIPEDCIYRPSWTMGREMLNPVPVMTFLNKDSNIPSVGSTMDQDYSQSYTPQTNTPFMSNSAPPSNSGAGILPSPATPRFSAPTPRTPRTPRTPRGPASVQGSLKYENSDLYSPASTPSTCRPLNSVEPATVPSIPEAHSLYVTLILSESVMNLFKDCNFDSCCICVCNMNIKGADVGVYLSDPVGEAQEPCSCGFSAVVNRRYGNGSGLFLEDELDIIGRGSDVSREAEKRFEALRLSSLERTGVGRGDRVPDEVILLLQDQCTNPFSPISILEHDIVTRGPSGAPVPPCVRVEEKDYHSDCYMALEHGRQFMDNMSGGKVDEALVKSTCLHHWAKENAVDVSALCSQDVLRVLMSLQPVLQDAIQKKRTVRSWGVQGPLTWQQFHKMAGRGSYGTDESPEPLPIPTFLVGYEYDFVVLSPFGLPYWEKLLLDPFGSQRDIGYLVVCPDSEALLTGAKSFFRDLTAVYESCRLGQHRPISKGYPDGIVLVGGNGAKNLVDQPVSDWFLKAASSNSDAFTKLKLYAQVCRHNLAPYLASQPLDSSLLTQPSLPPSSSQSPSTQLSSSTSSSVGQQGSLNAAASSVPIIINNNNNNNSSSGNGSASSNSLVTSSGQPGSGVPSAKPSSFPPFGSMGTQGQGGGPQSGQLGQQAGTQNTGTSGDNSSSQAQGPTEPLESTLEREKVGVPTDGESHAISYPPAIVVYIVDPFSYEEADGGPGPVPAHSSVWTLGLLRCYLEMLQFLPPHIRNSVSVQIVPCQYLLQPVRGEDRHIYAQHLKSLAFSVFAQCRRPLPTSTNVKSLTGFGPGLAIDTALKSPERPECLRLYTPPFILAPVKDKQTELGETFGEASQKYNVLFVGYCLSHDQRWILATCTDLYGELLETCIINIDVPNRARRKKGSVRRLGLQKLWDWCLGLVQMTSLPWRVVIGRLGRIGHGELKDWSILLSRRNLQSLSRRLKEMCRMCGISASDTPSILSVCLVAMEPQGSFIIMPDSVSTGSVFGRSTTLNMQTPQLNTPQDTSCTHILVFPTSAFVQVASSNYTNIDPNIDILNATTDGSDAIGIFDLLDQENELVDPDIINISPNTSPVHSPGSHYHHGGDGSKGQSADRMESHEEVPNLLQQPLALGYFVSTAKAGPLPDWFWSACPQAQNQCPLFLKASLHLHVSSVQSDELLHSKHSHPLDSNQTSDVLRYVLEQYNALSWLTCDPATQDRRSCLPIHFVVLNQMYNFIMNML